Proteins encoded by one window of Candidatus Baltobacteraceae bacterium:
- a CDS encoding class I SAM-dependent methyltransferase, with translation MSGRRNGQRFDAENGVTTEALLFLGELDPEAIGDAMADATHYEPVPIADFDVLLAAVPQPYDGYTFVDAGSGMGRAVMLATLRPFRAIVGVEVSPALHEIAAENLAVWRKRDGLRCRDVRLARANAAEFAYPPGDLVVFLYNPFGAATLARTVARIVQTRSPRDRLFIAYHTPEGRASIDLDPAFELTAQKAFGRVYRRRS, from the coding sequence ATGAGCGGCAGGCGCAACGGGCAACGGTTCGACGCGGAGAACGGCGTCACCACCGAAGCGCTGCTCTTTCTCGGCGAACTCGATCCCGAAGCGATCGGCGACGCGATGGCGGACGCCACGCATTACGAGCCGGTACCGATCGCCGACTTCGACGTTCTGCTGGCCGCCGTGCCGCAGCCGTACGACGGCTACACGTTCGTCGATGCCGGTTCGGGCATGGGGCGCGCGGTGATGCTCGCCACGCTGCGGCCGTTTCGCGCGATCGTCGGCGTCGAAGTTTCGCCGGCGCTCCACGAAATTGCCGCCGAGAATCTCGCCGTTTGGCGCAAACGCGACGGCCTGCGTTGCCGCGACGTGCGCCTCGCGCGCGCGAACGCAGCGGAGTTTGCGTATCCGCCCGGCGACCTCGTCGTCTTTCTTTACAATCCGTTTGGAGCGGCAACGCTCGCGCGTACCGTGGCGCGCATCGTGCAGACACGTTCGCCTCGCGACCGGCTCTTTATCGCGTATCACACGCCCGAAGGGCGCGCTTCGATCGATCTGGACCCGGCGTTCGAACTGACGGCGCAGAAGGCGTTCGGCCGCGTCTACCGCCGGCGCAGTTAG